In the genome of Acidimicrobiia bacterium, the window CGATTATGCATTGAGCCTTGATGATATACATGAGTGGGAATTAAATAATGGAAATATTCCACACGGTGCATTTACGGCTCTTTGCACAGGATGGTCATCACGCTGGCCTGACCTTAATTCGTATAAAAATATAGATGAAAATGGAATTTCTCATACACCAGGTTGGTCTCCTCAAGCACTTGAGTTTTTATGCGATGAACGGTCTATTGTTGGGTGTGGCCATGAAACTCTAGATACAGATCCTGGAATTGTCGTGGCAAGGGATAAATTTCCTGCAGAAATAATGATTCTTAATAAGGATAGATACCAAATTGAAGCTATGACAAAGTTAGATCAAGTCCCACAAACAGGAGCCATGGTTATTGCCACATTTCCAAAACCTAAAAATGGATCAGGTTTTCCTGCACGCGTATTTGCGATTTTGCCATAGTGATAACTAATTCAAGTTTTTTTATA includes:
- a CDS encoding cyclase family protein; this translates as MAENLWDIAKMLTSKKHVDLTHTFEPGIPHADDMPNEKSRKLYDFDDDGFQAHEYLITGQWGTHCDPPIHFIENGRTIDQITTQEMIAPLVIFDVREKCIENPDYALSLDDIHEWELNNGNIPHGAFTALCTGWSSRWPDLNSYKNIDENGISHTPGWSPQALEFLCDERSIVGCGHETLDTDPGIVVARDKFPAEIMILNKDRYQIEAMTKLDQVPQTGAMVIATFPKPKNGSGFPARVFAILP